GCAGAACAATAAATAATCTTGTAAAAAGTGGATTGGTAATTAGAGAGATGCATCCAGAAGACAGACGATATGTAACTATAAAACTTACTGATGGGGGAATGGATACATTCAAAAATATTGAATCCAGAATGAAAGAATATTACAAAAACATATTTCAATCTATTCCAGACAATAAAAGAGAACAGGTACTTGAAAGTTTGAAATTGCTAACTGAAGCTGTAAATAAAAATAAATGTTGTTAGGAGGATCAATTATGGGAAAAAATATTAAGGGTCAAGTTAAGGCATATTATGGAGGTATAGCTAAAAAAGTAAGTGCTAAATCTGAAACTAGCTGTGGTTGCGGTACATCTTGCTGTGGTGATGCTGCAGGTAATTCAAATTTATATACAAAAGAATTTATAGAGGGACTGCCAGAGGAAGCTGTCAATGCATCTCTTGGATGTGCTAATCCTGTTGTACTTGCAAATCCTCAAAAGGGTGAAATTGTTTTGGATTTAGGAAGTGGTGGAGGAATAGATGTATTTATTTCATCTAAATATGTTGGAGACAGTGGAAAAGTCTACGGACTTGATATGACTGATGAAATGCTTGAGTTAGCAAATAAGAATAAAGAAAAAATGGGAGTTAGGAATGTAGAATTTCTAAAGGGATATATAGAAGATATTCCCCTTAAAAATGAAACCATAGATGTCATTACATCAAATTGTGTAATAAACTTGTGTGAAAGTAAAGAAGCAGCATTAAAAGAGGCCTATAGAGTGCTTAAAAATGGCGGCAGGTTAGCAATAGCAGATGTTGTAGTGCTTAAGGATATACCATTAGAAATGAAGCAAAGTGTGGAAATGTGGGTTGGCTGTATTGCAGGTGCATTGCCAATTAGGAAATACAAAGAAATATTAGAAAGAGTCGGATTTAAGAACATTGAAATAACGCCGGTAAATATATATACCAAAGAGGTTATAGAAGACATTGCAAAGCAGAAAAATTTAGGTGATGTATATAGCAAAATAGATGCAGAACTTGTTGACGGTGCTTTTGCAGGAGCACATGTAAAAGCATATAAACTTTAAAAAATACATTATAAATAAGTGGGGGGGTAGAGAAAGATGGACTATAAAATTGAAGATATGAAGAAAGAAGATTGGGAAGAAGTATCGAAAATATATTTAGAAGGTATTAATACAAAAAA
The genomic region above belongs to Clostridium sp. AWRP and contains:
- a CDS encoding MarR family transcriptional regulator; the protein is MKKQGSSYLRELIRILVRDLGILEKSDTSCCGVTISQCHAIVEIGRSEEISLNELAKTLNLDKSTMSRTINNLVKSGLVIREMHPEDRRYVTIKLTDGGMDTFKNIESRMKEYYKNIFQSIPDNKREQVLESLKLLTEAVNKNKCC
- the arsM gene encoding arsenite methyltransferase, with product MGKNIKGQVKAYYGGIAKKVSAKSETSCGCGTSCCGDAAGNSNLYTKEFIEGLPEEAVNASLGCANPVVLANPQKGEIVLDLGSGGGIDVFISSKYVGDSGKVYGLDMTDEMLELANKNKEKMGVRNVEFLKGYIEDIPLKNETIDVITSNCVINLCESKEAALKEAYRVLKNGGRLAIADVVVLKDIPLEMKQSVEMWVGCIAGALPIRKYKEILERVGFKNIEITPVNIYTKEVIEDIAKQKNLGDVYSKIDAELVDGAFAGAHVKAYKL